In Streptomyces sp. TS71-3, the following proteins share a genomic window:
- a CDS encoding dolichyl-phosphate-mannose--protein mannosyltransferase translates to MTSTAASPGPPGSTDSTDDRQDAASGGHPPAWQQHLRHYGYVARPVAGVRDRLLPPHARPASGLWTMPGLRGAMGERLVRWSGWLGPLLVTLVAGVMRFWDLGNPRAVIFDETYYAKDAWALIHRGYELNWPKGADALVLRQGGHVVMPTDAAYVVHPPVGKYVIGIGEWLFGFNPFGWRFMTAVLGTLSVLMLCRIGRRLFRSTFLGCLAGGLLTVDGLHFVMSRTALLDEVLMFFVVAAFGCLLIDRDRARARLAAALPLGPDGVARPDPVTAQTLRLGLRPWRLACGICLGLAFGTKWNGLYILAAFALMSVLWDVGARRVAGAERPFAAVLRYDAVWGFLSTAPVAVGVYLLSWLGWILSPADGTGGYFRNWAATAGRGGDWTFLPDWLRSLWHYEYQVYLFHVGLDSPHTYQSNPWSWLVLGRPVSYFYESPAAGTDGCPVDAGGKCAREVLALGTPLLWWAGCLALLYVLWRWLLRRDWRAGAILCGVAAGYLPWFMYQQRTIFFFYAVVFVPFLCLAVTMMIGALLGPPGASERRRVVGAVGAGVLIILIVWNFIYFWPIFTGEAIPLDAWRSRMWLDSWI, encoded by the coding sequence GTGACGAGTACGGCAGCATCCCCGGGTCCCCCCGGCTCCACGGACTCCACGGACGACCGGCAGGACGCCGCCTCCGGCGGGCACCCGCCCGCCTGGCAGCAGCACCTGCGCCACTACGGCTACGTGGCGCGCCCGGTGGCCGGTGTCCGCGACCGGCTGCTGCCGCCGCATGCCCGGCCCGCGTCCGGACTGTGGACGATGCCGGGCCTGCGCGGGGCCATGGGGGAGCGGCTCGTCCGCTGGTCGGGCTGGCTGGGGCCGCTGCTGGTGACGCTCGTGGCGGGCGTGATGCGGTTCTGGGACCTGGGCAACCCCAGGGCGGTGATATTCGACGAGACGTACTACGCCAAGGACGCCTGGGCGCTGATCCACCGCGGCTACGAGCTGAACTGGCCGAAGGGGGCCGACGCCCTCGTCCTGAGGCAGGGCGGCCACGTCGTGATGCCCACCGACGCCGCCTACGTGGTGCACCCGCCGGTCGGCAAGTACGTGATCGGCATCGGGGAGTGGCTGTTCGGTTTCAACCCGTTCGGCTGGCGCTTCATGACGGCGGTGCTCGGCACCCTCTCCGTGCTGATGCTCTGCCGCATCGGGCGCAGGCTCTTCCGCTCCACGTTCCTCGGCTGCCTGGCGGGCGGGCTGCTCACCGTCGACGGGCTGCACTTCGTGATGAGCCGCACCGCGCTCCTCGACGAGGTGCTGATGTTCTTCGTGGTGGCCGCCTTCGGCTGCCTCCTGATCGACAGGGACCGCGCCCGCGCCAGACTGGCCGCCGCGCTCCCCCTGGGACCGGACGGCGTCGCCCGCCCCGACCCGGTGACCGCGCAGACGCTGCGCCTGGGCCTGCGCCCCTGGCGGCTGGCCTGCGGCATCTGCCTCGGCCTCGCCTTCGGCACCAAGTGGAACGGCCTCTACATCCTGGCCGCCTTCGCCCTGATGTCGGTCCTGTGGGACGTGGGCGCCCGCCGGGTGGCCGGCGCCGAGCGGCCGTTCGCCGCGGTGCTCAGGTACGACGCGGTGTGGGGGTTCCTGTCGACGGCGCCGGTGGCGGTGGGCGTGTACCTGCTGTCCTGGCTGGGCTGGATCCTTTCGCCCGCGGACGGCACTGGCGGCTACTTCCGGAACTGGGCGGCCACGGCGGGCCGCGGCGGAGACTGGACGTTCCTGCCGGACTGGCTGCGCAGCCTGTGGCACTACGAGTACCAGGTGTACCTGTTCCACGTCGGCCTGGACTCCCCGCACACCTACCAGTCCAACCCGTGGAGCTGGCTGGTCCTCGGCCGCCCCGTCTCCTACTTCTACGAGTCGCCGGCCGCCGGCACGGACGGCTGCCCGGTGGACGCGGGCGGCAAGTGCGCCCGCGAGGTACTGGCGCTCGGCACCCCGCTGCTGTGGTGGGCGGGATGCCTGGCGCTGCTGTACGTGCTGTGGCGGTGGCTGCTGCGGCGCGACTGGCGCGCGGGCGCGATCCTGTGCGGCGTCGCCGCGGGCTACCTGCCGTGGTTCATGTACCAGCAGCGAACGATCTTCTTCTTCTACGCCGTCGTCTTCGTCCCGTTCCTCTGCCTGGCGGTGACGATGATGATCGGCGCCCTCCTGGGCCCACCCGGCGCGAGCGAACGGCGCCGGGTGGTGGGCGCGGTGGGCGCGGGCGTCCTGATCATCCTGATCGTCTGGAACTTCATCTACTTCTGGCCGATCTTCACGGGCGAGGCGATCCCGCTGGACGCGTGGCGTAGCCGGATGTGGCTGGATTCGTGGATCTAG